Part of the Neisseria brasiliensis genome is shown below.
TGTTGTTTGTGTCTATGCGCCGCGACGGTAAATCCTTGGGCGACATCATCAAACAAGAATTGGGCACGACTGCCGGCGTGATTGCGTCTATCGGTATTCTGATGATTATGATCATCATCACATCGGTATTGGCCTTGATTGTGGTAAAAGCGCTGACCCATAGCCCTTGGGGTACGTTTACCATTGCCGTAACTGTGCCGATTGCGCTGTTTATGGGTTTCTACGCTCGCTTTATCCGCCCGGGTCATTTGGGTGAAATCGCGATTGTCGGCTTTATCGCCATGATGAGCGCCGTAATCTTCGGTAATCATGTGGCCGAAAGTGCGATTGGCCCTTGGTTTGACTTGAATGGCGTGCAATTGGCCTTCGGCATTATGCTGTATGGCGGTATTTCTTCGCTGCTGCCGGTGTGGTTCTTGATGACACCGCGCGATTATCTGGCGACTTTCCTGAAAATCGGTACCATCATTGCATTGGCCATCGGTATTATTGTGGTTGGTCCGGTGCTGAAAATGCCGGCTGTGACCCACTTTATCGACGGTACCGGTCCGGTGTTCTCCGGTAAGCTGTTCCCGTTCTTATTCATTACCATTGCTTGCGGTGCGGTATCCGGTTTCCATGCGCTGATTTCTTCCGGTACCACCCCTAAAATGATTGAAAACGAAACCCACGTTCGCGCCATCGGTTATGGCGGTATGTTGATGGAAAGTTTCGTGGCCATTATGGCTCTGGCTGCGGCTTGCGTGTTGGAACCAGGCGTGTACTTCGCCATGAACAGCCCTGCGGCTTTGATTGGTACTGACCCTGCAACGGCGGCGCATGCCATCACTACTCATCTGCAAATTCCAGTGGATGCGGCAACTTTGGCCAATACTGCGCGTGAAGTGGGTGAGAATTCGATTCTGTCCCGTGCCGGTGGTGCACCGACTTTAGCCGTCGGTATGGCACACATCATGAGCCAATTGATTCCGGGCGAAGCAATGATGGCCTTCTGGTATCACTTTGCGCTGTTGTTTGAAGCCATGTTTATTTTGACTGCGGTGGACGCAGGTACCCGTACTTCACGCTTTATGGTGCAAGATTTGCTGGGTATTTTTGTGAAACCTTTGGGCACCGGTCAGGGCATGTTCTCGAATTTGGTGGCCACTTTCCTGACCGTTGGCGCATGGGGCTACTTTCTCTACACCGGTGTGACTGACCCATTGGGCGGCATCAATTCGCTGTGGCCTTTATTCGGTATCGGTAACCAAATGCTGGCCGGTATGGCGCTGATTATGGTAGCGGTTGTGTTGGTAAAAATGAAAAAAGAACGTTATGTATGGGTGCCGTTGGTACCGGCCATGGGCTTATTGATTGTGACTGCCGTGGCTTCCATGCAGAAACTGTTTGATTCCGACCCACGTGTCAGCTTCTTGGCACACGCTGCACAATACCGTGAAGCGGCTGCGCGTGGCGAAGTGTTGGCTCCGGCCAAAGACGTGGCGCAAATGGGGCAGATTGTCTTCAACGACTATGTCAACTCAGGTTTGTGCGCAGCATTTATGCTGGTTGTGATTTTCATCGCCATCTACGGCTTGATGACTGCCATGAAAGCGCGTAAAGTGGCTTGGCCGACTGCGAAAGAAGTCCCTGCCGTTTACCGTGACGAGGTTCAAACCAATGAGAAAATTGCTTAATCATCCTTTAATAGGCCGTCTGAAAAAAGCGCATAAGAGCTTTTGTGTCGCTGCCAATTATATGGCCGGTATTCCGGATTACGACCGCTATGTTGCCCAGCAACGCAAATATAATCCGAATACGCCGGTGATGACTCGGGCGCAGTTTATCGAGTATTGCCGAATCAAAAGCGGTGGCGGCTGCTGTTGAAAGATGAAAAAAGCCCTGTATGGTGACATGCAGGGTTTTTTCTTGTGGGGTAAGGGATAAACAGGGGGCGCTATCTTTCAATGGTCTTTCAATGGCTTAGTGCTGTAAGTGTGATGTTTCGCTTTTGTACGATATTGGCTTCGATTGATACTCAAATTTGAGATTGGCAGCAGTTGTAGTTTTTGATTCATTAAATAAAGGCCGTCTGAAAAAAATTTTCAGACGGCCTTTAAAGACTCATGCTTTATGATTTAGATTTAGGTTGATACAGAAAAATAGCAATACACAATAAAACCGGTAACGCCATTTCAGTAGATTCTTCCAATGATTAAATAATCACCGCCGAACGCTCAGAAAGCGTGATATTAAACAGTTCATCTAATTGCGCATTCAATCGGTCGATAAACTTGCTGGCCACCAGTAACACAAAAGCCAGAATCGTGTAACCATACGCTACCGGCCATGGGCGTGATGATTGGCGCAGCTGCTTGAGGAAGGTTTTGCCCAAATAAAATGCCAGTAATAATAAAAATAAGCAAATTGCAGCACCGAGCAGCTTATCGGATAAAGGAATCACATCGCTGCGATAGAAATTGTTTTTAAAAAGCTCATGCTGAATAAAGATTTGTGTAAATCCATTTCACGCAAGCCAAATAATACCGCTGTGGCCGCAGTAGCCAAGCGGGTCAAAACGGTAAAACGGGTGCATAAGCACACAATCGCCAATAAAAACCATAAATAAGGGCTGAAGATTTCAAATGTACCCGATTCGCTGAATAAGAAATTAGCCAAATCTAAGGGCGCAAAAACCGCAACATGCAAAACCAATGCCCAATATACAGTCAACAGCAAAGTGCTGATTAAAAAATGACGAGATAAGTTCATGATGATTTGAATACATATAAGAGTGTACGGCATTGTACGCCACAATGGATGAGACGTGTTAATTTATGCGGATCATATTGTAAAAGAAGAAGCCATCTGAAAAATTAGATAAGTATTTCAGATGGCTTTAAGTCAATTATTAGATTGATTCGTTACGTGATACTCGAAAGCTGATGTTATCGAAGCGCTTAAAACTGCATCTGCCCCCGCAGCCAGAATTGTCGTCCAGGCTCATTAACACGGGTTGTTTGAACCCCAGCTGAGGCATTTCCGGCCTTGTTGACGAATTCAGCATAGGTTTTATTAAACACGTTATCCACTCCGGCTTGAAGAATGGCATTTTTATTGATTTTCCAGCCTGCATTGAGTGACAAAACACCAAAGCCTGCAGAAGCGCCGATATCTTGTCCAATAATATTACCTTGCCCTTTGGCAAAACGCTTTTGTTTATTGACTACGCGCCATAGTGCCCCGGCATTAAATTTACCATTATCCCAGTTAAGTGAGGTTTTCCAGTCTAGTGGAGGTGTTTGAGCTAGAGGGATATTATCGGTACGGTTTTTTCCATAAGTATAGGCAAGGCTGCTGCCTATTGTCCAATTTGGTGCAAAGCGATAATTGAACTCAGCTTCACCGCCAAACCGTTCAGCTCTAATATTACGTGCACCAACCGAATTATCAACAAGAATAAAATTATTAATACGACTGCCAAATAGTGATACAGAGGCACGCCATTTGTCATTTTGCCAAATTACCCCGGTATCTATTTGGTTGTTACGCTCTGGTAATAAATCTTCACTACGGTTACGTTCCCAATAATCCGGAGCACGTTCCGCTGTTCCTAAGCCTAAATAGTATTTGGTATTTCCTGCCTGATGTTCATAGCGTAAAAATCCTGAATTTAAATTATATTTTTGGGTTCTGGCAGTATCATTGAGCGGGTATGCATCATAAATGGCTTTAATTTCGTCATGCCGATAACCGGCGATCCAGTTTTGATGGTCAGTATATGCCCAGTTGGCTTCAGCAAAACCTCCCCAATGTGTGAAATTTTGATTGGGCGTATACGGTTTGCTTGCATAATCTGTACCACTACGCGATGAATGTTTATCACGCATATAATCTATGCCTGTTTGTAATTCAATATTGTTAAAATCAAATGTGGTTTTTAACTGAGCAGTATCGGTTTCACGTTTGGGGTTATTTGCACGTGCCATTCCTGGGCGAACAGGCCGCATGCTGTAATTGTCCATAACATGATCAATAGTACTTTGGCCATAACGGAATTCTGCTTCCGCAAACCAATCATTAATATTGTGTTGTACGCCGCGGACATTCCAAGCGTCACGGTCAAATTTGCTACCATCCATCATTCGGTCTGAATAGGCTGCTTTTGCCCGACTGCGCTCATAAGTTGCTGCCAATAAGGTATCTGGTGAAGGGGTTAGACCTAATTGTAGCATTTGGCTGTTGCGTTCAAAATTAGAATGGGCTTTATTGTTGTCCCCATCTTGGTAATCGTCTGAGGTGTTGTAAGTAGCATTTAGACGCGCATAGCCTAGTTCATTTCCTACAGTCCCATCCACCATCGCATCGTGCCTACCAAAACTACCGATGGTATAGGCTGTATTAAAATGTATATTTTTTTCATGAAATTTTGGTTCTTTGCGTACAAAGCGTGCTGAACCTGCTACTAATCCGGTACCTTGGGTGACGGTCTGTGGCCCCTTGGTAATAACAACCTGATCATAGGAATTGGGAAAAATATAGGCAGTAGGCGGATCCATACGGCCTCCGCAACCGCCATAGATGAATTGATCATCGGCTTGAATGGCTAAACGTGAACCGCCTAAACCACGAAATAAAGGGTCACCAGATGTACCGCCTTTTCGAATGACATTCATATTAGGGACAGACAGTAATAATCCTGCTCCATCGTTTGCGGGTAAGGGCTGGACGGCTCTTTTGGTATTAAACTGCACAATATTTGCACGGTTTTGTGGTGCAGCAGTCACAACAACTGGTTCTAGTTCTTGGTGGAGAGGTGGTAATTCGGTACTACCCCAAGTGGTACTGATAGAGAAACTTAATGGTAGTAAACTTAGAAAAGGAGAAGGTTTCATTTTATGCTTTCGGATAAATGAATAGGGGCTTAGGAAGCAAAATCATCAAAAAACCTGATAAGCTCCTAATTTATTATAACATAACTGCGCAAATTCTAATGCTAGATGAATTCATGTTAATTGATTAAAGTCAATTAACATGAATATTTTAATGTTAATATTTAACCATTTTGCTTAGAGACTATTTTGAAAAAATAAAAAGCCGTCTGAAACGTTCCGATAATACAACGTTTCAGACGGCCTTAATTCAATCAAAGATTGATGTAATTACAGGCTGTAATACATTTCAAATTCCAGCGGATGCGGCGCCATGCGTACGCGGCGGACATCTTCTTCTTTGAAGGCGATGTAGCTTTCGATCCAGTCTTTGCTGAACACGCCGCCGCGGGTCAGGAATTCGTGGTCTTCTTTCAACGCAGCTAAGGCTTCGTCTAAAGAGGCGCACACGGTTGGTACCAAAGCGTCTTCTTCCGGTGGCAAGTCGTAGAGGTTTTTGGTGGCCGGATCGCCCGGGTGGATTTTGTTTTGGATACCGTCCAAACCGGCCATCAGCAAGGCGGCGAAACACAAGTAAGGGTTGGCCATTGGGTCAGGGAAACGCGCTTCGATGCGGCGGGCTTTTACGCTGTTTACCGATGGAATGCGGATAGAGGCCGAACGGTTTTTCGCTGAGTAAGCCAGTTTTACCGGTGCTTCAAAGTGTGGCACTAAGCGTTTGTACGAGTTGGTTGACGGGTTACAAATCGCGTTCAAGGCTTTGGCGTGTTTGATGATGCCGCCGATGTAGTAGAGCGCGGTATCGCTCAAACCTGCGTAGCCGTCGCCGGCAAACAAGTTTTGGCCGTCTTTCCAAATCGATTGGTGCACGTGCATGCCTGAGCCGTTGTCGCCCATAATGGGTTTTGGCATGAAGGTGGCGGTTTTACCGAAGTTGTGTGCCACGTTCCAAATCACGTATTTCATGTCTTGGGTTTGGTCGGCGCGGCGGACTAAGGTGCCGAATTTGGTACCCAGTTCCATTTGCGAGCCGGTGCCCACTTCGCCGTGATGCACTTCGACTTCGATGCCGATTTCTTCCAAAATATTCACCATGGCCGAGCGCAAGTCTTGGCCTTGGTCAACCGGTGCCACAGGCGCGTAGCCGCCTTTAACCATTGGGCGGTGGCCGGTGTTTTGGCCGTCAAGATGCGCGCCGCTTGACCAGGCGCCGCTTTCAGAAGTGATTTCATAGCGGGTTTTGTGCATGGCGGTTTCAAATGCTACGCCGTCAAACACGAAAAATTCCGGCTCAGGACCGAAGAAAGCAGTGTCGCCAATGCCTGAAGATTTCAAGTAGGCTTCGGCGCGTTTGGCGATAGAGCGCGGGTCGCGGTCGTAGCCTTGGCCGTCGGCAGGGTCGATCACGTCGCAGGTAATCACGACGGTGGTGTCATCGTAAAACGGATCGATAAAGGCAGTGGACGCATCGGGGCGCAACTGCATGTCGGAAGCTTGAACGCCTTTCCAGCCGCCCATAGAAGAGCCGTCGAAGGCTTGGCCGTTTTCAAACCAGTCTTCAGGGTCTTCCAATACGATGCGTGATGGAATGGTAAAGTGGTGTTGTTTACCTTTGGTATCGGTAAAACGCAAATCAACGAAGCGCGCTTCGCTTTCTTCAATCAGTTTTACAACGTCTTTAATAGACATGTTCAAGCTCCTAAATAGGGAAATCAGTCAATCC
Proteins encoded:
- the glnA gene encoding type I glutamate--ammonia ligase, with the translated sequence MSIKDVVKLIEESEARFVDLRFTDTKGKQHHFTIPSRIVLEDPEDWFENGQAFDGSSMGGWKGVQASDMQLRPDASTAFIDPFYDDTTVVITCDVIDPADGQGYDRDPRSIAKRAEAYLKSSGIGDTAFFGPEPEFFVFDGVAFETAMHKTRYEITSESGAWSSGAHLDGQNTGHRPMVKGGYAPVAPVDQGQDLRSAMVNILEEIGIEVEVHHGEVGTGSQMELGTKFGTLVRRADQTQDMKYVIWNVAHNFGKTATFMPKPIMGDNGSGMHVHQSIWKDGQNLFAGDGYAGLSDTALYYIGGIIKHAKALNAICNPSTNSYKRLVPHFEAPVKLAYSAKNRSASIRIPSVNSVKARRIEARFPDPMANPYLCFAALLMAGLDGIQNKIHPGDPATKNLYDLPPEEDALVPTVCASLDEALAALKEDHEFLTRGGVFSKDWIESYIAFKEEDVRRVRMAPHPLEFEMYYSL
- a CDS encoding TonB-dependent copper receptor encodes the protein MKPSPFLSLLPLSFSISTTWGSTELPPLHQELEPVVVTAAPQNRANIVQFNTKRAVQPLPANDGAGLLLSVPNMNVIRKGGTSGDPLFRGLGGSRLAIQADDQFIYGGCGGRMDPPTAYIFPNSYDQVVITKGPQTVTQGTGLVAGSARFVRKEPKFHEKNIHFNTAYTIGSFGRHDAMVDGTVGNELGYARLNATYNTSDDYQDGDNNKAHSNFERNSQMLQLGLTPSPDTLLAATYERSRAKAAYSDRMMDGSKFDRDAWNVRGVQHNINDWFAEAEFRYGQSTIDHVMDNYSMRPVRPGMARANNPKRETDTAQLKTTFDFNNIELQTGIDYMRDKHSSRSGTDYASKPYTPNQNFTHWGGFAEANWAYTDHQNWIAGYRHDEIKAIYDAYPLNDTARTQKYNLNSGFLRYEHQAGNTKYYLGLGTAERAPDYWERNRSEDLLPERNNQIDTGVIWQNDKWRASVSLFGSRINNFILVDNSVGARNIRAERFGGEAEFNYRFAPNWTIGSSLAYTYGKNRTDNIPLAQTPPLDWKTSLNWDNGKFNAGALWRVVNKQKRFAKGQGNIIGQDIGASAGFGVLSLNAGWKINKNAILQAGVDNVFNKTYAEFVNKAGNASAGVQTTRVNEPGRQFWLRGQMQF
- a CDS encoding carbon starvation CstA family protein; the encoded protein is MKALKSFLIWGLVVLAGVFAFATLALSRGEHVSAIWLVVAAVSVYCIAYRFYSLYICKNILQLDHRRMTPAERNNNGVDYVPTDKKVLFGHHFAAIAGAGPLVGPVLASQMGYLPGTLWIIFGVVLAGAVQDMMVLFVSMRRDGKSLGDIIKQELGTTAGVIASIGILMIMIIITSVLALIVVKALTHSPWGTFTIAVTVPIALFMGFYARFIRPGHLGEIAIVGFIAMMSAVIFGNHVAESAIGPWFDLNGVQLAFGIMLYGGISSLLPVWFLMTPRDYLATFLKIGTIIALAIGIIVVGPVLKMPAVTHFIDGTGPVFSGKLFPFLFITIACGAVSGFHALISSGTTPKMIENETHVRAIGYGGMLMESFVAIMALAAACVLEPGVYFAMNSPAALIGTDPATAAHAITTHLQIPVDAATLANTAREVGENSILSRAGGAPTLAVGMAHIMSQLIPGEAMMAFWYHFALLFEAMFILTAVDAGTRTSRFMVQDLLGIFVKPLGTGQGMFSNLVATFLTVGAWGYFLYTGVTDPLGGINSLWPLFGIGNQMLAGMALIMVAVVLVKMKKERYVWVPLVPAMGLLIVTAVASMQKLFDSDPRVSFLAHAAQYREAAARGEVLAPAKDVAQMGQIVFNDYVNSGLCAAFMLVVIFIAIYGLMTAMKARKVAWPTAKEVPAVYRDEVQTNEKIA
- a CDS encoding CstA-like transporter-associated (seleno)protein, which encodes MRKLLNHPLIGRLKKAHKSFCVAANYMAGIPDYDRYVAQQRKYNPNTPVMTRAQFIEYCRIKSGGGCC